A genomic segment from Nicotiana tabacum cultivar K326 chromosome 9, ASM71507v2, whole genome shotgun sequence encodes:
- the LOC142163795 gene encoding uncharacterized protein LOC142163795, which translates to MEFSREELHSVPIWVKLSGLDFKYWSPKGLSKIGCLIGKPLMVDQHTESKLGLNFSRLLIEVVIDTPLPEKNIRGLNGPNKQREVNILCNNESIGLLGLVETKIKTNKIKEIANRIFSGWNYVTNLEYHYNGRIMAIACKVIRTSISMAFLLIVVYAYNTKEDRKELWEYLETIHQGNTMPWLVMGDFNSVLNINDGIGGNPVTMAEVTDFQQYIDSCELNELPPKGSRHTWSDKLGNNRLNIMPDFTAIYQLERISDHCPVKIEKIQVRKKPNRPFEYCNVWSCHPEFLSRVETVWQTSTEGCTMLQVVKKLKYLKQALLELNWKHFRDILIVVAEANDELIKAQLPLQRDPIDQEIQEKLQQAIVQIKDNEGIMQTNSETTASIFVDFYKELLRRKKMCKIKAFNSFLNNVHTLTVAPQLKLVRDYIEKDVKTAMFSIDVNKSSGPEGYGNDFFRKAFHIVGEEVTNVVLKFLRNGKLLRQINSTLIALIPKVPEP; encoded by the exons ATGGAGTTTTCCAGAGAAGAGTTGCACTCAGTTCCCATATGGGTGAAATTGTCGGGGCTTGACTTCAAATACTGGAGCCCTAAAGGTCTTAGTAAGATTGGTTGCCTAATTGGTAAACCACTAATGGTAGATCAACATACTGAGAGTAAATTGGGGTTGAACTTTTCCAGATTACTTATAGAGGTGGTTATTGACACACCACTACCTGAGAAG AACATAAGGGGCCTAAATGGCCCTAATAAGCAAAGGGAAGTAAATATCCTTTGCAATAATGAAAGCATTGGATTACTGGGATTAGTTGAAACCAAGATTAAGACAAACAAAATTAAAGAGATAGCTAACAGAATATTTAGTGGGTGGAATTATGTCACCAATTTGGAATATCATTACAATGGGAGGATTATG GCAATTGCTTGTAAAGTGATACGTACTTCTATCAGTATGGCATTTTTGTTGATTGTAGTGTATGCTTACAACACAAAAGAAGACAGGAAGGAGCTGTGGGAATATTTAGAGACTATTCACCAGGGGAATACCATGCCTTGGCTTGTAATGGGAGATTTCAATTCAGTATTGAATATAAATGACGGGATAGGTGGAAATCCAGTTACAATGGCTGAGGTAACTGATTTTCAGCAATATATAGATTCTTGTGAACTGAATGAGCTTCCACCAAAAGGAAGCAGACACACATGGAGTGATAAACTAGGTAATAATAGG TTGAATATCATGCCTGACTTCACAGCTATATATCAACTTGAAAGGATTAGTGATCATTGCCCAGTAAAGATAGAAAAAATTCAGGTTAGGAAGAAACCAAATAGACCTTTTGAATACTGCAATGTATGGTCATGCCATCCAGAATTTTTGTCCAGAGTTGAAACAGTTTGGCAAACTTCTACAGAGGGATGCACCATGCTACAAGTAGTGAAGAAACTGAAATATTTAAAGCAAGCACTATTGGAATTAAACTGGAAGCATTTCAGGGATATACTAATTGTAGTTGCAGAGGCAAATGATGAGTTAATAAAGGCTCAACTTCCATTGCAGAGGGATCCAATAGACCAGGAAATACAAGA AAAGCTTCAACAAGCAATAGTACAAATAAAGGATAATGAAGGTATAATGCAAACAAATTCAGAGACCACGGCTAGTATCTTTGTGGATTTCTATAAAGAGTTATTGAGAAGGAAGAAAATGTGCAAAATCAAAGCTTTTAATAGCTTTCTGAACAATGTGCATACCCTTACAGTGGCTCCACAACTAAAACTAGTAAGGGACTACATAGAGAAAGATGTGAAAACGGCCATGTTTAGTATTGATGTTAACAAAAGTTCAGGTCCAGAAGGATATGGAAATGATTTTTTTAGGAAAGCTTTCCATATTGTAGGGGAGGAGGTGACTAATGTTGTATTGAAATTCCTTAGAAATGGTAAGTTACTAAGGCAGATTAATTCCACCCTAATTGCTCTGATCCCTAAAGTACCAGAACCTTAG